CCGAAAGGCGTGAATGAATTTGTGAAAGCGGGATTGACGGAAATTCCTTCTGTGAAAGTAAAACCTCCCCGTGTGAAAGAAGCGCCGGTACAATTCGAGTGCAAAGTTCTTGAAGTGAAAGAATTCGGACAGCAGGGTGGTGCGGGAAATTTAGTGATCTGCGAAATTGTGATGCTGCACGTCAGCGAAAATATTCTGAACCCGGAAACACAAATGATCGATCAGCAGAAAATAGATCTTGTTTCGCGAATGGGTGGCGATCTTTATTGCAGAGCTTCCGGCAGCGCAATTTTCACAGTGAAAAAACCGCTGGCCACACTTGGGATCGGTGTTGATAATATTCCTGAACACATCCGCACGAGTAAAGTGCTCACCGGAAATCATCTTGGCCTGCTTGGAAATGTGGAGCACCTTCCATCTGCAGAAGAGGTGGAGCATTTCAAAATGTCGGGAGCGATTCTCGAAGTGTTCGAAGTTTATGGAAAAGATCACGCGAAGATGGATGACCATCTGCATCACATAGCTGCGCGATTGTTGGATGAAGGAAAAGTAGGGGAGGCGTGGAAGGTTCTGTTGAGTGATATGCAATAGCCCATGAATTCATTCGTGGGAGGATTGTACTGTTGAAAATTCATTCATGGGCGAAAGTTTTGATGAGCGATTAGGGGAGATTAAATTCAGTGTTCCGGTTCTTCTGATAGTCAACTCATTAATACTTATCAACATCATAGAGAATTTAAGTTTCATCATTCCAAACTTTTCTACTTTCGTTGTTCGCAAATCAAAAATCTATAATTCAAAATCCAAAATTCTTCAATCATGTTCAACATTACCGGCGTACTCAAATTAAAAACCGACGAGCAAAAAGTCTCCGATCGTTTCCGCAAACGCGATTTTATTATCACCGATAATTCTTCGCAGTATCCACAGCATATCACTTTTCAACTCGTGCAGGATAAATGTTCACTCATCGATCGGTTCAATCCCGGCGATGAGATCCGCGTTTATTTCAATCTCCGCGGAAGAGAATGGACACCGAAGGACGGCGGCCCGCTAAAGTATTTCAATACCGTGGAAGCGTGGAAAATTGAACCGGCAAATAATATGGCGCAGAATAATCCCGC
This sequence is a window from Bacteroidota bacterium. Protein-coding genes within it:
- a CDS encoding flavin reductase family protein, producing MLSFDPHDLKTNILHQYLLHAVAPRPIAFASTMDKDGNINLSPFSFFNCFGAKPPILIFSPSRSGRTGHTKNTHDNVKEVPECVINIVNYSMVHQMSLTSAEYPKGVNEFVKAGLTEIPSVKVKPPRVKEAPVQFECKVLEVKEFGQQGGAGNLVICEIVMLHVSENILNPETQMIDQQKIDLVSRMGGDLYCRASGSAIFTVKKPLATLGIGVDNIPEHIRTSKVLTGNHLGLLGNVEHLPSAEEVEHFKMSGAILEVFEVYGKDHAKMDDHLHHIAARLLDEGKVGEAWKVLLSDMQ
- a CDS encoding DUF3127 domain-containing protein, with the translated sequence MFNITGVLKLKTDEQKVSDRFRKRDFIITDNSSQYPQHITFQLVQDKCSLIDRFNPGDEIRVYFNLRGREWTPKDGGPLKYFNTVEAWKIEPANNMAQNNPAVQMNQSAPAPDVSTFTSGGSDDLPF